One part of the Methermicoccus shengliensis DSM 18856 genome encodes these proteins:
- a CDS encoding DUF2193 domain-containing protein, which produces MKELYDKMATEAVSAQNAVIRTINAKRGATFKVTDAKPYVDAVNQMKPMGEQSKEVFDLHIESVNAHYDILTGLTDTVRPEDDPFVEHYQTPPIMEILYDEDPSFRRSVEVFIDAIGKSEALIGKESIRRYGGFYGPTCVVDFAFSPGSTSNVVNRILQTIDIPLEHKRAILSSKSWGMNTSYGIGAKFQMAIEDGKTVSEAIEEEVNMLKMVYDTPCEAQALLMDEAGHTSFDVREYMSKYKRKMEKSVKAAMDAGVFYGNIVTVPAYCVGDVAHHISQSMFNMVKDDVVMEILNAVSGVLESTLNGAKGKFKNEYSVLTVATGATAAATTKILWMDGFTTMMVLDLLVKRFHNLVLTNPKRGAAAELHNVDFMDMIERGERIIDHPPRGAGCKVQGIPIDLTPVEQNEVLNNPQWYTYPACAITVRFSALMRLADFPCLLTSEPVTATLMTNIIALHKTEPHSPARVCKFCAANYFDYKCDYCNWSEAV; this is translated from the coding sequence ATGAAAGAACTCTACGATAAGATGGCGACAGAGGCTGTGAGTGCCCAGAACGCCGTCATAAGGACCATAAATGCGAAGAGGGGAGCCACGTTCAAAGTGACGGACGCCAAGCCATACGTGGACGCCGTGAACCAGATGAAGCCCATGGGAGAGCAGTCCAAGGAGGTATTCGACCTCCACATAGAGTCTGTGAACGCCCACTATGATATCCTCACGGGGCTCACAGACACCGTGAGACCGGAGGATGACCCATTCGTGGAGCACTACCAGACGCCGCCCATCATGGAAATACTCTACGATGAGGACCCATCCTTCAGGAGGTCTGTGGAGGTGTTCATAGACGCCATAGGCAAGTCAGAGGCTCTCATAGGCAAGGAGTCCATCAGAAGATACGGCGGTTTCTATGGACCCACGTGCGTCGTGGACTTTGCCTTCTCTCCTGGGAGCACGAGTAATGTGGTGAACAGGATTCTTCAGACCATCGACATCCCACTCGAGCACAAGCGAGCCATTCTTTCTTCGAAGTCATGGGGCATGAACACCTCCTATGGCATAGGTGCGAAGTTCCAGATGGCAATCGAGGATGGCAAGACAGTGTCGGAGGCAATCGAGGAGGAGGTGAACATGCTCAAGATGGTGTACGACACACCGTGCGAGGCACAGGCTCTCCTCATGGACGAGGCTGGACACACCTCCTTCGATGTCAGAGAGTACATGAGCAAGTACAAGAGGAAGATGGAGAAGAGCGTCAAGGCGGCGATGGATGCCGGGGTGTTCTATGGCAATATCGTCACCGTTCCCGCATACTGTGTGGGCGATGTGGCACACCACATTTCCCAGTCCATGTTCAACATGGTAAAGGACGATGTGGTCATGGAGATACTAAACGCAGTGTCTGGCGTGCTGGAAAGCACGCTGAACGGAGCCAAGGGCAAGTTCAAGAACGAGTACTCTGTGCTCACCGTTGCCACTGGTGCGACAGCAGCAGCCACCACGAAGATTCTCTGGATGGATGGCTTCACCACCATGATGGTGCTCGACCTGCTCGTGAAGAGGTTCCACAACCTCGTGCTCACCAATCCAAAGAGAGGTGCGGCAGCCGAGCTGCACAACGTGGATTTCATGGACATGATAGAGAGGGGAGAGCGCATCATCGACCATCCGCCGAGGGGGGCTGGATGCAAGGTGCAGGGCATACCGATTGACCTGACCCCCGTCGAGCAGAACGAGGTGCTGAACAACCCGCAGTGGTACACCTATCCAGCATGTGCCATCACTGTGAGGTTCTCTGCGCTCATGAGGCTTGCAGACTTCCCCTGTCTGCTCACGAGCGAGCCGGTCACAGCCACGCTGATGACCAACATCATCGCTCTGCACAAGACTGAGCCTCATTCCCCAGCGAGGGTGTGCAAGTTCTGTGCAGCCAACTACTTCGACTACAAGTGCGATTACTGCAACTGGTCGGAGGCGGTGTGA
- a CDS encoding MIP/aquaporin family protein codes for MAEISLLKRSVAELVGTYVLVFLGTGAVVTTVLLMRGWTPYAGNSFNIGINISAWFAIGMAFAIAVAAMIYTFGHISGTHINPAVTIALWATKRFPTRDMAWYIVAQLIGATLASLTIVGILGSRAVDTGLGATAMFAGVSYGQAILCEAVVTFFLMLAIMGTAVDKRAPAGFAGLIIGLVVAADITVVGNITGSSLNPARTFGPYLVDFLFGGANLWWQFPIYLIGPIVGALVAAFLYDYIADLRKVD; via the coding sequence ATGGCAGAGATAAGTCTTCTTAAGCGCTCTGTTGCCGAGCTTGTTGGCACCTATGTGCTCGTGTTCTTGGGCACTGGGGCCGTAGTGACCACTGTGCTACTCATGAGGGGATGGACACCCTATGCTGGCAACAGCTTCAACATAGGAATAAACATCTCGGCTTGGTTTGCGATAGGCATGGCATTTGCCATCGCTGTGGCGGCCATGATATACACCTTTGGGCACATCTCTGGAACACACATCAACCCAGCGGTGACCATCGCCCTCTGGGCAACCAAGCGCTTTCCCACAAGGGACATGGCGTGGTATATCGTGGCGCAGCTCATAGGTGCAACCCTCGCATCGCTCACCATTGTGGGCATACTCGGCTCTCGTGCGGTTGATACAGGTCTTGGTGCGACCGCAATGTTCGCAGGGGTAAGCTATGGTCAGGCGATTTTGTGCGAGGCGGTGGTCACATTCTTCCTGATGCTCGCCATCATGGGCACTGCAGTGGATAAGAGAGCCCCAGCGGGCTTTGCTGGACTAATCATAGGGCTCGTGGTGGCTGCAGACATTACAGTCGTGGGCAACATCACTGGCTCGTCGCTCAACCCTGCCCGTACGTTTGGACCCTATCTCGTTGACTTTCTGTTTGGAGGTGCAAACCTCTGGTGGCAGTTCCCCATCTACCTCATAGGTCCGATAGTGGGGGCACTCGTGGCAGCCTTCCTCTACGACTACATAGCAGACCTAAGGAAGGTGGATTGA
- a CDS encoding DEAD/DEAH box helicase: protein MSREPEYFTHPMLKENSLAYRSYQMELASRALEGSSLVVLPTGLGKTVVAVLAMVARLTQFQEGKVLMLSPTKPLVSQHTSFLKRVLTLDDEVVMLTGDVPPSKRAELWRDARVIVSTPQVIENDLVAKRLGLEDVVLVVFDEAHRAVGSYAYTYIAKKYHEQAEHPLVLGITASPGANEERVKEVCEGLGVGAVYTKSEHDPDVRRYVHRKDIEWIEVPVPKEMMQLRNELEKVMEDRLSELGKLGVEVSRRPTRKQLLDVQKKLMVKLRFSPEPWVYRAVSLVAEMLKLSHGVELVESQGMSAFRKYAERLRREAFSSKASKAARRLIEDVHFKRALFLLEGVKVEHPKLKKVCDIVKEELSRNPDSRIIVFTNYRDSSVVVAEALSAIEGVRATRFVGQTSRQDDRGLSQKEQIDIIERFKAGEFNVLVATSVAEEGLDIPSTDLVVFYEPVPSEIRSIQRKGRTGRARVGRVVVLIAKGTRDVGAYWSSVRKERQMSQQMRGLEHVAQNEMGEKDNEARPPRPQRALSEFGGSTPSGSTPIVYVDSRELRSQVVKVLEELGMDIRVDTMEVGDYVVSERVAIERKTTPDLLSSFIDGERDLFLQLSDLSRSYDRPLLVVEGEDVYTARRVHPNAIRGLLASIAVDFSIPLLFTRDERETAELIAILARREQSERGEKPIIRGKKSARTLPEQQEYVLSSIPGVGQKAARNLLKHFGSIQAVLNASEKELQQVPLIGKKTARLIREVVGSEYKG, encoded by the coding sequence ATGTCGCGCGAGCCAGAGTATTTCACCCACCCAATGCTAAAGGAGAACAGCCTTGCCTATCGCAGCTATCAGATGGAGCTGGCAAGCCGTGCCCTCGAGGGCTCGAGCCTCGTGGTGCTTCCCACGGGGCTTGGAAAGACTGTGGTGGCTGTGCTCGCGATGGTGGCAAGACTCACACAGTTTCAAGAGGGTAAGGTGCTCATGCTCTCGCCCACCAAGCCCCTTGTGAGCCAGCACACATCCTTCCTCAAGAGGGTGCTCACGCTGGACGATGAGGTCGTGATGCTCACTGGCGATGTGCCACCCTCCAAGAGGGCAGAGCTCTGGAGAGATGCGAGAGTGATCGTATCCACACCGCAGGTGATTGAGAACGACCTCGTGGCAAAGCGCCTCGGACTCGAGGATGTGGTGCTCGTCGTGTTCGACGAGGCGCACAGGGCAGTGGGCAGCTATGCATACACCTACATCGCAAAGAAATACCACGAGCAGGCGGAGCATCCCCTCGTGCTCGGAATCACCGCCTCTCCTGGAGCGAACGAGGAGAGGGTGAAGGAAGTGTGTGAGGGACTGGGGGTGGGGGCCGTGTACACCAAGAGCGAGCATGACCCAGACGTGAGAAGATACGTGCATCGAAAGGACATCGAATGGATAGAGGTGCCCGTGCCAAAGGAGATGATGCAGCTTCGCAATGAGCTCGAAAAGGTGATGGAGGACAGGCTAAGTGAGCTGGGAAAGCTGGGAGTTGAGGTGAGTCGAAGGCCCACCAGAAAACAGCTGCTCGACGTTCAAAAAAAGCTGATGGTAAAGCTGAGGTTTTCCCCAGAGCCGTGGGTGTACAGAGCGGTATCGCTTGTAGCGGAGATGCTCAAGCTCAGCCATGGGGTGGAGCTCGTGGAGTCGCAGGGAATGTCGGCATTCAGAAAGTATGCCGAGCGACTCAGGAGAGAGGCTTTCTCCTCAAAAGCCAGCAAGGCTGCACGACGGCTCATTGAGGATGTGCACTTCAAGAGGGCGCTTTTTCTGCTGGAAGGCGTGAAGGTGGAGCATCCCAAGCTGAAAAAAGTGTGCGACATCGTAAAGGAGGAACTTTCAAGAAATCCAGATTCCCGTATAATCGTGTTCACCAACTACAGGGACAGCTCAGTGGTGGTCGCCGAGGCGCTATCCGCCATCGAGGGGGTACGAGCCACGAGGTTCGTGGGGCAGACGAGCAGGCAGGACGACAGGGGGCTATCCCAGAAAGAGCAGATAGACATCATCGAGCGGTTCAAGGCTGGAGAGTTCAACGTGCTGGTGGCGACCTCGGTCGCCGAGGAGGGGCTGGACATACCATCCACCGACCTTGTGGTGTTCTATGAGCCCGTACCCTCTGAGATACGCTCCATCCAGCGAAAGGGCAGGACTGGAAGGGCAAGGGTGGGAAGGGTGGTCGTGCTCATCGCAAAGGGAACGAGGGATGTGGGAGCCTATTGGTCGAGCGTGAGAAAGGAGAGGCAGATGAGCCAGCAGATGAGGGGCTTGGAGCACGTAGCCCAGAATGAGATGGGGGAAAAGGACAACGAAGCAAGGCCCCCAAGGCCCCAGAGAGCGCTGAGCGAGTTTGGCGGGAGCACACCAAGTGGGAGCACACCAATAGTGTACGTGGACTCCAGAGAGCTGAGATCCCAGGTGGTAAAGGTGCTCGAGGAGCTGGGGATGGATATCAGAGTGGACACCATGGAGGTCGGGGACTACGTGGTCAGCGAGCGGGTGGCGATAGAGAGAAAGACCACACCTGACCTGCTGAGCTCGTTCATCGATGGAGAGAGGGACCTCTTCCTACAGCTCTCAGACCTCTCACGCTCCTATGACCGCCCCCTGCTGGTGGTGGAGGGTGAGGACGTGTACACGGCGCGAAGGGTGCACCCCAATGCCATAAGGGGGCTGCTTGCCTCCATAGCAGTGGACTTTTCAATACCCCTCCTGTTCACGAGGGATGAGCGGGAGACAGCAGAGCTCATTGCCATCCTCGCAAGAAGGGAGCAATCAGAGAGGGGAGAAAAGCCCATCATTCGTGGCAAGAAGAGCGCGAGGACCCTGCCCGAGCAGCAGGAGTACGTACTCTCCTCCATTCCCGGCGTGGGGCAGAAGGCTGCCCGCAACCTCCTTAAGCACTTTGGCAGCATTCAGGCAGTGCTCAACGCATCTGAGAAAGAGCTTCAACAGGTACCCCTCATCGGAAAGAAGACCGCCCGCCTGATAAGAGAGGTGGTGGGAAGTGAGTATAAAGGCTGA
- a CDS encoding nitrite/sulfite reductase: MDISLDVGEYARFIGRFSLGRDSGMGSLHFVRLKVPAGILSADRLRGVAELSREFGRGYAEITDRQDIQLHWIEADDALKLFSRMDELGFTTDMCGQAFSGAGHGDVRNVVVCPLSGKVGRGVHNHAIELTRFFSGNREFLDMPKKFKMAFTACGTDCVRVEINDLSFVGVNHEGEEGYALMVGGGAGKTEPGPRIAEPMGVFVPEDKVFDVALSLVRLHRDRGCRESKSKARFKYLVDTWGLSRIRTHLESEVGPLEEIAEMPALSSNVHEGEGIQDDGRHYLTLPLPGGVTSAEQLETIAALSEQYGSGELRLTPSQNITFVDVDEPDALRGALWARGLWKDVTPSYYTSIGCASDFCGKTREVHAKELMRRVVGLLEREGVHTRVFVSGCQNGCCAHQLAPIGFMGRGSTYDLFVGGRLGMGRMGRRVATGLTPAQCVDAVRELVEQYREGGYDGFEDMLEHIARTVEVEKGD; the protein is encoded by the coding sequence ATGGACATATCACTAGATGTGGGGGAGTATGCGAGGTTCATTGGGAGGTTCTCGCTTGGAAGGGATAGCGGAATGGGCTCTCTTCACTTTGTCAGGCTCAAGGTTCCAGCCGGTATACTGAGTGCAGATAGGCTCAGAGGGGTGGCTGAACTCTCGCGGGAGTTTGGAAGGGGCTATGCCGAGATTACCGACAGGCAGGACATACAGCTCCACTGGATAGAGGCAGACGACGCCCTGAAGCTTTTTTCGAGGATGGACGAGCTGGGATTTACCACAGATATGTGTGGGCAGGCATTTTCTGGTGCTGGCCATGGAGATGTGAGGAACGTAGTGGTCTGCCCACTATCTGGGAAGGTGGGTAGAGGTGTCCACAATCATGCAATTGAGCTCACACGCTTCTTCTCTGGCAATCGGGAGTTTTTGGATATGCCAAAGAAGTTCAAGATGGCATTCACGGCGTGCGGCACTGACTGCGTGAGGGTAGAGATAAATGACCTGTCGTTTGTGGGCGTGAACCATGAGGGGGAGGAGGGATATGCCCTCATGGTCGGTGGTGGGGCTGGAAAGACTGAGCCTGGCCCCCGCATCGCAGAGCCCATGGGGGTGTTTGTGCCAGAGGATAAGGTGTTTGACGTTGCACTTAGCCTTGTTAGGCTGCATCGGGACAGAGGATGCAGGGAGAGCAAGTCCAAGGCGAGGTTCAAGTATCTCGTGGACACATGGGGGCTGTCGAGGATAAGGACTCATCTCGAGAGTGAGGTGGGCCCCCTCGAGGAGATTGCCGAGATGCCAGCGCTCTCCTCCAATGTGCACGAGGGGGAGGGCATTCAGGACGATGGAAGACACTACCTCACCCTGCCACTGCCCGGAGGGGTTACATCGGCTGAGCAGCTTGAGACCATTGCCGCCCTATCAGAGCAGTATGGCAGTGGTGAACTCAGGCTGACACCCTCTCAGAACATCACTTTCGTGGATGTGGATGAGCCAGATGCCCTAAGAGGGGCTTTATGGGCCAGAGGGCTGTGGAAAGACGTTACCCCCTCATACTACACCTCGATTGGATGTGCGAGCGACTTTTGTGGTAAGACGAGGGAGGTCCATGCCAAGGAACTAATGAGACGGGTGGTGGGGTTGCTGGAGAGAGAGGGTGTGCACACGAGAGTGTTCGTGAGTGGATGCCAGAACGGCTGCTGCGCCCACCAGCTCGCCCCCATAGGCTTTATGGGACGGGGCTCCACGTATGACCTTTTCGTAGGCGGGCGTTTGGGTATGGGCAGAATGGGAAGGCGAGTGGCCACAGGGCTCACCCCAGCCCAGTGCGTGGATGCCGTGCGTGAGCTCG